A region of Anolis sagrei isolate rAnoSag1 chromosome 2, rAnoSag1.mat, whole genome shotgun sequence DNA encodes the following proteins:
- the EGR1 gene encoding early growth response protein 1 yields the protein MAAAKAEMPLLPSLQMADPFGAFPHSPPAMDANYPKLEEIMLLAGAGPHFLSAAAGHEGAGGGFNPSGDAAEQSFEHLAADAASSFPELPLGGEKGLSEGAFPGQQGTTRLPPLAYTGRFSLEPAVSGNGGNNGAPHPLWPEPLFSLVSGLVGMANPPSLPPLSSASSASSSSSSSSSSSPILLSASSSSSSTLGCSGQGSEAGPIYSAAPTFPGPSSGSGDLFSEQPFSGPQFPPPPAYPSTAGKSGFQLPIIPDYLFPPPPQQQQQASELGLGEQKPFPSPQPSLTPLSTIKAFASQSSAGAGGGGGGQEPVGGKSAPAPPPQGASRAPRLRKYPSRPSKTPPHERPYACPVDACDRRFSRSDELTRHIRIHTGQKPFQCRICMRNFSRSDHLTTHIRTHTGEKPFACDVCGRKFARSDERKRHTKIHLRQKDKKAASAAAAEKGPSGPPAPPCNANPPLPSFPSPGTSYSSSPVTSYSSSPVTSYASSPVTSYSSSPVTSYSSPVTSPFPAFPSTATNYASSASFQSQASFSSPSPSSGLLGSPFGPQVTPSALSDLASSFSPRAIEIC from the exons ATGGCCGCGGCCAAGGCCGAGATGCCGCTGCTGCCCTCGCTGCAGATGGCCGACCCCTTCGGCGCCTTCCCGCACTCGCCCCCCGCCATGGACGCCAACTACCCCAAGCTGGAGGAGATCATGCTCCTGGCCGGAGCCGGGCCCCACTTCCTCAGCGCCGCCGCGGGCCACGAAGGAGCCGGAGGGGGATTCAACCCCTCCGGAGACGCCGCCGAGCAGTCCTTCGAGCACCTCGCTGCAG ACGCGGCCTCCTCCTTCCCGGAGCTCCCGCTGGGCGGCGAGAAGGGCCTGTCGGAGGGCGCCTTCCCGGGGCAGCAGGGCACCACGCGCCTCCCGCCGCTCGCCTACACGGGGCGCTTCTCCCTGGAGCCCGCGGTCTCGGGCAACGGCGGCAACAACGGCGCCCCGCACCCGCTCTGGCCGGAGCCCCTCTTCAGCCTGGTCAGCGGCCTGGTGGGCATGGCCAACCCGCCCAGCCTGCCGCCcctctcctccgcctcctccgcctcctcctcttcatcctcctcctcgtcgtcctcGCCCATCCTGCTCTCGGCTTCTTCGTCCTCCTCGTCGACGCTGGGCTGCTCGGGCCAAGGCAGCGAAGCGGGGCCCATCTACTCGGCGGCGCCCACCTTCCCGGGCCCCTCCTCCGGCTCAGGGGACCTCTTCTCGGAGCAGCCCTTCTCCGGCCCGCAGTTCCCGCCTCCTCCGGCTTATCCCTCGACGGCGGGCAAGAGCGGCTTCCAGCTGCCCATCATCCCGGACTATCTCTTCCCTCCGCCgccgcagcagcagcaacaggcgTCGGAGCTGGGCCTGGGCGAGCAGAAGCCCTTCCCGAGCCCGCAGCCCTCGCTGACGCCGCTCTCCACCATCAAGGCCTTCGCCAGCCAGAGCAGCGCCGGAGCCGGGGGAGGGGGCGGCGGGCAGGAGCCGGTGGGGGGCAAGTCCGCTCCCGCCCCCCCGCCCCAAGGGGCCTCGAGGGCCCCGCGCCTGCGCAAGTACCCCAGCCGCCCCTCCAAGACGCCCCCTCACGAGCGCCCCTACGCCTGCCCCGTCGACGCCTGCGACCGCCGCTTCTCCCGCTCCGACGAGCTGACCCGCCACATCCGCATCCACACCGGGCAGAAGCCCTTCCAGTGCCGCATCTGCATGCGCAACTTCAGCCGCAGCGACCACCTCACCACCCACATCCGCACCCACACCGGCGAGAAGCCCTTCGCCTGCGACGTCTGCGGGAGGAAGTTCGCCCGCTCCGACGAGCGCAAGCGGCACACCAAGATCCACCTCCGGCAGAAGGACAAGAAGGCCGccagcgccgccgccgccgagaAGGGACCCTCGGGCCCGCCGGCGCCCCCCTGCAACGCCAACCCGCCCTTGCCCTCCTTCCCCTCGCCCGGCACCTCGTACTCTTCCTCCCCCGTGACCTCCTATTCCTCCTCGCCCGTGACGTCGTACGCATCCTCGCCCGTGACGTCGTACTCCTCCTCGCCTGTGACGTCGTACTCTTCCCCCGTGACGTCCCCCTTCCCCGCCTTCCCCTCGACGGCTACCAACtacgcctcctccgcctccttccAGAGCCAGGCCTCTTTCTCCTCGCCGTCGCCCTCCTCGGGCCTCCTGGGAAGCCCCTTCGGCCCTCAAGTGACTCCTTCGGCCCTTTCCGACctggcctcctccttctccccgaGGGCCATCGAGATCtgctga